The genomic region ATGTCCGCGAAGCCACCTACTGGTGGATGATCGAATACAACGAGGAACGACCGCACGATGCGCTGGGCAACATGACACCAGCCGAGGCCAGATTACTTGCCGCCAGAAACTCTACTTTTGAACTGTCGCCTTGACGGGGAAGCTTACGCAACCATGACTCAAATCCCTTGACGACTATCGCTCCTTGATTGCCAACATTGACCCGCTCACGACAGATTCACTTGACTGCAAACGTATAACAAAAGGACGCCACATGACGTAACCTTAACTCCATAAAGATTCTTCTCGAAATTTTTTCAATCCCACCAACAACGGGGATCTTATCATAGTAGTTGTGACCCCAGAATGGCACGCACGAAACATAACTATATCCCCAATCAAGTATTCGCCGCTCTTGAGACCGAGTAGCCCAGCAGTTATCGTACCTTGCGGGAAATTTCGGAGTGCCGTCATCTGTTCGATTTTTAAAGAACGCTCGAAGAATCGCTTGAGACGCAATTTCTGGAAGTAATTTATTCAATATAAAAGGGGGCGAACCGAGCGCAGGGTGCAAGTGCAAAACCATGCCACCTGGATTAAGGTGCCCAAGAAGCGCCCTCATTAAACGCTCGTTGTCATCAACGTGCTCGTAAACCATTCTTGAAAATATCAAGTCAACACCAACCGGACCCAAATCTGCGAGATTACCGTGCAGCTTAGAAAATCTATCGTCACACATTTCCAATTCTCGCATAGACACATCATTCACTATGTAATCAATGCCACGCTTAGAAACCTCCTCATAGGACATGATCGGGTCTCTCCCCCCACCCATCTCTATACAACTCTTGACACCTTTTATTTCGATCAATCTTTCAATTAAACCCTTAAACTGACGCGAAGCGGACGTAAATTCTCTAGGGCAAAAGTTAAGCAACTCTTCAATTATTAAATTATCCATTATTTCCACACCACATTCGAATGATTCAATCTGAGCATAACGATGACCTCGGCCATTAATAAGGCCGCCGTCAAAACCAGAAGATCCTGAGCATACAGCGCACCAACAACGCACGATACAAAAAATATTGCGATACGTAAATACACTATTCCTTCTAACTTTCCAACAGCCGCTCGCAACGCGACCAGCATCTCAATCCACGACTGCAAAACCCCTAACAAAACGAAAAGCAACACAAGCACAAAGCTATAATGCACTCCGAATATCACTATGGGCCGGAATTCAACAATAGACGGCAACGCCAAAACACAGGAAAATAAAACCACTAACACAAGGAGCCACAACGAATAATCAGTATTGTCAGTTTTCAAAAAACTGAACTGTCGTCCGTTCATCCTTTCTGCCCATGCTACTCTAGCCGCAGCTTGAGAGAATATTACAAAGACCCTTGAAAAAAGCCTGTGCACCGAAAACACCACAACGGCTTGAGCGCCAAGAACGGTGTTTATTAAAATTATCGGGAGAGACGCACTTAACCCTGGCCAAAGTGCAAGCGCGCCATACTCGCCTCTACTTGAAGGTGTCTGACTGCAACGGGAGTCAGACCCGAAATCGCGCGACGATTCATACTGTGCACCAGCCATGCTTCTACCCAAGAGGGCAACACCCAGGAAGAGTATCGAAAAAAACGACACAGCCCTCGCAAGAGCCAAAGAAGCCGCCAAGACAATCAAGGAATTGAATATAAACGGCATGATTAAAACCAGAACAACCTCAACGGACTTCGCAACATTCACCAAATTATAGGCAAGCGCCCCCTCGTCCAATGAACGCAAAATGAAGCACTGAAACTGAGTGAGAAAATAAAATGCCACATAAAACGACAAAAGTATGAGCATCCATCCGTCCAACCACTCACCTATCAGAGCACCAACTTGCGACCTAAGACCAGGAACCACCTCGATCATGAATGACAATAGAGCAAATGAGATTATAACAACAAAAAAAAGCCGTAACTGCCGAATGAAACCGAGCCCGATTTCAGATTTTATTTCTTCTAACCCCGCCCCCATTAATATGGAGTTCCGCAATTTTTGCCCTGAAACTGCCGCATTCCCACCTTCAAAGCAACAGCACAAGAATATTAACGAGTGAAATGTGATCCAATGACCAGCGCGCTCAGCGCCCCAAGCTAAAAGAGGTGAGAAATTCAACGCAAATCTATCTGCGAGCATGAGCGCGGATGAGAATCCGGATGCCAACCAAGTTCGAGACAACTTACTCACAGGTTTTTATTGCCCGTGAAAGCGCAAGTTCAAGCACGCCTTTTAACTCAACCATGCGTCGATCCGTAATCAAGTACACAGCCCCAATTCCACACTCATCCAGCTCGCATTCGTTTTCACGCCTAAACCATGTGTCGAAATAACCCAGCACTTTTTCAGATGCTAGTTTAGGCATGACAGGACAAGCTCCAGAGAGCCTTCCAGCCAGCAATGCATGCAACCGGTCTGATATTACATAATTTACACTCTTGTAGACATCGAACAGCTTTTCTATACTAAATTTTTCCTCGCTTAATCGAAAATGATCTAAACCGCATGAGTCAGCCAGCTGATCACATAGTTCACTGTCAAAAAATACCTGGGATACTATTTTTATTCGAGCGTCCTGATTAGTTTTAGTTTGAATCCTTTCGATTAGTTGCGACCAATACGCATCTACATTCTTAGCTCTAGGGACAATAGTAACCATCACCGGGTCGCGTTTTGCACGTAACCTGGTTTGTTTCCCCGAAGTGCTAAAGTAGAAATGGGCCAGATCAGGGGCCAAGTCAGCCCGACACCCCCACGCTTCTAATATCTCTAATGACCTACCGTCCCGAACAAACAGTTTGTCACATAGCCGAGAATGAAAAGCCGTTAGCAGGCCAAAGATCCCAACTGCTGGCTGCATCGAGGATGGCATCCTATATATTTCCGCCCCCCATAATTTAATCCACAGCATGAGAATTGCATGCACGAAGTAAAGAACAAAGGAACGGAAACTGTAGGCCCCGGTATAATGCCCCGGTTTCTGGACATAGACTGCTTTACCGATCCCGTATCTCACAGGCCAAAGCGCGATGGTTGTGATAAGGCGCTCATTCAGTATCCTAATGTTCGATACGTTACCGTAGGTAGTCACCGCAGAAATGAACGCATCTGCGTAGTACTGAGGCACCCCCCTCCCCAAGCAATACACTCTCGAATGCCTGCTTAACCATGCAACGGCAGCTGCATTTATAAGAAGATCTCCAGCATTTTCGAACTGAGTCCTTAAAGAAAATACATATACTTTCACGCCCCCTCCCCTCCTACTCATCAAGCCCTCTTTCTTCAAGTCAATTCAACCCGTCAAGTAAAAGAACTTATTATCAGTGAAACGCATATAATCACGAGATAACACCAGAATATGCAATCATACTCGGCGGGAACATACATCTTCCATAGCGTAACTTCAGCCTCATTCCCCACGCCCTCCCAAGACCGACAGAAACGCATTCATCCACATAGGCGCGTATCAATAAAAAGTCGCAAGATAATAATCACGATCTCGCTCTACGTCTTATGAGGCGCAGCCAACACAGGCATACAGAAATCATCAGAAAGCAACGAGACAACCAGGATTACCACGACAGCAACGATAGGGTGCTTCCCGAGAATTCACGGCGAACGCCACACGCAAAAACCTCAACACCTGCGCTTTAAGGCAAATAAAACTGATATACTTTCCACTAAAGGCGTAAAATCAAAGAGAAAATCAATGCCTGCAGCCCAAATCCCATATAAACGCCGACGAATAGACTTAAATAGCAAGCCAAACCCATGCCCAGCAGTTGGATTGGCTAAAATATACAAGAAAATAGAAATATAGACAGCCCAACTATTAAGCAGCTTTTGAATATGTACGCGAATAGAGGAGAGCAAATACCAGCCCTCCTGATAATGTCGCTGTATGAAGGTCACGAGTGCACAGAAAAAACATGCAAATAGATAGTAACGGGACGACTACGGCGCCCGCACCAGCATGCATTACCCTCTCCGCTTCAAGGTCAGCAATAAAAACGATTAGGACGGTAAGCAAGATTACAATTATCGCACCAATTATCCCGCCCATTGCGAGGCCCGTACCGATAAAACCAACTTGCAGGGTTGTCTGATATTCGCCGAGATAAATTTGTGGAATCCGAGAATTTGCATCAAAACATTCAACTAAGCCAGTCGCACATATGCGGCCAATCACAGACAGGCCTTTTGGATCGGATTCGAAAAGAAAGTAGTCGACCCAAAGATGAAGCGCGTCGGCACTTGCATAGAACACCCGGTAGATCATAGTGGCTGTAATTCTATCGGCATCCAACAAACCAGAGGCAATAGCTTCTGAATACTGAAATAAATAGAGTCTATAAATCCCCGCAACAGCAATCACGCCGATGAGAATAAAGAACAGGTGCCTACGGCCGAATTGACGCAAGTCGTAGGATGCAACTTTATGGGTATATACTGAATAGCCTACTAACGTGAATATAGTAAGATAGTACAAATAGAAAAACTTATTTAGCTGAATCGCAGAAACTATCGCACCCACAATAGCAACAAAAAAACCCAATAGAAAAGAATTCCGCGACGCTAAATAAC from Abyssibacter profundi harbors:
- a CDS encoding integrase core domain-containing protein, yielding VREATYWWMIEYNEERPHDALGNMTPAEARLLAARNSTFELSP
- a CDS encoding class I SAM-dependent methyltransferase, whose amino-acid sequence is MDNLIIEELLNFCPREFTSASRQFKGLIERLIEIKGVKSCIEMGGGRDPIMSYEEVSKRGIDYIVNDVSMRELEMCDDRFSKLHGNLADLGPVGVDLIFSRMVYEHVDDNERLMRALLGHLNPGGMVLHLHPALGSPPFILNKLLPEIASQAILRAFFKNRTDDGTPKFPARYDNCWATRSQERRILDWGYSYVSCVPFWGHNYYDKIPVVGGIEKISRRIFMELRLRHVASFCYTFAVK
- a CDS encoding polysaccharide pyruvyl transferase family protein; the encoded protein is MKKEGLMSRRGGGVKVYVFSLRTQFENAGDLLINAAAVAWLSRHSRVYCLGRGVPQYYADAFISAVTTYGNVSNIRILNERLITTIALWPVRYGIGKAVYVQKPGHYTGAYSFRSFVLYFVHAILMLWIKLWGAEIYRMPSSMQPAVGIFGLLTAFHSRLCDKLFVRDGRSLEILEAWGCRADLAPDLAHFYFSTSGKQTRLRAKRDPVMVTIVPRAKNVDAYWSQLIERIQTKTNQDARIKIVSQVFFDSELCDQLADSCGLDHFRLSEEKFSIEKLFDVYKSVNYVISDRLHALLAGRLSGACPVMPKLASEKVLGYFDTWFRRENECELDECGIGAVYLITDRRMVELKGVLELALSRAIKTCE